The Nostoc sp. 'Lobaria pulmonaria (5183) cyanobiont' genome window below encodes:
- a CDS encoding AAA family ATPase has product MKVEIHNLGVIEELEIDLKPLTVFIGRNGTGKTWTANTLASIFGKNGFDRYFKSYIDGKTKQKYPILDNAIEQFIQEGNVSIDLINFAEEYAEAYINDVAQSSPSLIKTFMSSERSDFKSRKISFNLATVKQEILENVKKYSLEKQIYFGSQGKEYLNILKEIDENNIYFNIICKGSFLKKIPIRLFKKLLLQEIFQILHSSFYSDVYIFPIQRTTFPTFPFSLEKESLEFENVNFDNFDETSDINLDVKIISERSDKPKNKKTSEPVQSLIEILANAYINITEEREEEIQKRPEIAIYAELAELLEKQILQGRIDFNDPGLENKIFFQPSEKIKLEITVASSLVQGLTPLVLCLRYLAEPGELLIIDEPEIHLHPSVQVAITEFLAMLVQAGLKVLIITHSPYILDHLSNLMKAAQYKDKESIKDKFYLERTEAFIPQEKVSVYLFEDGMAKNILNQEGRIDWDTFGDVSDDISHIFP; this is encoded by the coding sequence ATGAAAGTAGAAATTCATAACTTAGGTGTTATCGAAGAACTTGAAATTGACTTAAAACCCCTTACTGTTTTTATTGGAAGAAATGGCACTGGAAAAACTTGGACAGCTAATACTTTAGCATCTATATTTGGTAAAAATGGATTTGATAGGTATTTCAAAAGTTACATTGATGGCAAAACTAAGCAGAAATATCCGATTCTAGATAATGCTATTGAGCAATTTATCCAAGAAGGAAATGTTAGTATTGATTTAATTAATTTTGCTGAGGAGTATGCAGAAGCATATATTAATGATGTTGCTCAGTCATCTCCTAGTTTGATTAAAACATTTATGAGTAGTGAGCGTAGTGATTTTAAATCAAGGAAGATAAGCTTTAATTTAGCTACGGTAAAACAAGAAATACTTGAGAATGTAAAAAAATATAGCTTAGAAAAACAAATTTATTTTGGTTCACAAGGTAAAGAGTATTTAAATATCTTAAAGGAAATTGATGAAAATAATATTTACTTTAACATAATTTGCAAAGGTAGTTTTTTAAAAAAAATCCCTATAAGGCTATTTAAAAAACTTTTACTTCAAGAGATTTTCCAGATACTTCATAGTTCTTTTTATTCAGATGTTTATATATTTCCTATACAAAGAACTACTTTTCCAACCTTTCCTTTTTCTCTTGAAAAAGAAAGTTTGGAATTTGAAAATGTCAATTTTGATAATTTTGATGAAACCTCTGATATTAATTTAGATGTTAAAATAATATCTGAACGCTCAGATAAACCAAAAAATAAAAAAACAAGTGAGCCAGTACAAAGTTTAATAGAAATATTAGCTAATGCATATATAAACATAACAGAGGAAAGAGAAGAAGAAATTCAAAAAAGACCAGAAATTGCCATTTATGCTGAATTAGCAGAATTATTAGAAAAGCAAATTTTGCAAGGTAGAATAGATTTTAATGACCCTGGATTAGAAAATAAAATATTTTTTCAGCCATCAGAAAAAATCAAATTAGAAATAACAGTTGCTTCATCTCTGGTTCAAGGACTAACACCTTTAGTTCTTTGCTTACGCTATCTTGCTGAACCGGGTGAGTTGCTAATTATTGATGAACCAGAAATACATTTACACCCTTCTGTACAAGTAGCGATTACTGAATTTTTAGCAATGTTAGTCCAAGCTGGTCTAAAAGTATTAATTATAACTCATAGTCCTTATATTTTGGATCATCTATCGAATTTGATGAAAGCTGCTCAATATAAAGATAAAGAAAGTATAAAAGATAAATTTTATTTAGAGCGAACAGAAGCTTTTATCCCTCAAGAAAAAGTTTCTGTATATCTGTTTGAGGATGGTATGGCTAAGAATATCTTAAATCAAGAAGGCCGTATAGATTGGGATACGTTTGGTGATGTATCTGATGATATTTCCCATATATTCCCATAA
- a CDS encoding TIGR04168 family protein produces the protein MTSQKTQSITLKIAVIGDVHDQWEVEDGIALKHLGVDLVLFVGDFGNESVEVVRAIASLDIPKAAVMGNHDAWYTATEWGRKKAPYDRSKEDWVQEQLDLLGASHVGYGKLDFPAWNLTVVGGRPFTWGGPEWKFAEICKERYGVTSLEESADRIFKAVKSAAYETIIFLGHNGPSGLGDRPEDPCGKDWHPIGGDFGDPDFGEAISLALTAGKTIPLVTFGHMHRDLRHTKKVQRKPIFRSPEGTIYLNAATVPRIVENDSEKLRNFSIVTLEGGVVSQVSLVWVGNDFQVASEEILYERSRSVS, from the coding sequence ATGACCAGTCAGAAAACTCAATCGATAACTCTCAAAATTGCTGTAATTGGAGATGTTCACGACCAATGGGAAGTGGAAGATGGTATTGCACTCAAGCATTTGGGTGTTGACTTAGTGCTGTTTGTGGGGGATTTTGGCAATGAATCGGTGGAAGTGGTTAGAGCGATCGCCTCCCTCGATATTCCCAAAGCAGCCGTGATGGGCAACCATGATGCCTGGTATACCGCCACCGAATGGGGACGTAAGAAGGCTCCTTATGACCGCTCTAAGGAAGACTGGGTACAGGAACAACTCGATTTATTAGGCGCGTCCCATGTCGGTTACGGTAAGCTAGATTTTCCCGCTTGGAATTTAACTGTAGTGGGGGGTCGTCCCTTTACCTGGGGTGGCCCAGAGTGGAAATTCGCGGAAATCTGTAAAGAACGTTACGGTGTGACGAGTTTGGAAGAATCCGCCGATCGCATCTTCAAAGCAGTCAAAAGCGCCGCTTACGAGACGATTATATTTTTGGGTCACAACGGGCCTAGTGGGTTAGGCGATCGCCCCGAAGACCCATGTGGCAAAGACTGGCACCCAATTGGCGGCGATTTTGGTGATCCAGATTTTGGCGAGGCGATATCTCTTGCCTTGACTGCTGGTAAAACCATTCCCCTGGTGACATTTGGTCACATGCACCGAGATTTACGCCATACCAAGAAGGTGCAGCGCAAGCCCATCTTTAGAAGTCCAGAGGGGACAATTTACTTGAATGCAGCCACTGTGCCCAGGATTGTGGAAAATGACAGCGAGAAGTTGCGTAATTTTTCCATTGTCACTCTAGAGGGGGGTGTGGTTTCGCAAGTTTCCCTAGTTTGGGTGGGCAATGACTTTCAGGTGGCTTCAGAGGAAATTTTGTATGAGCGATCGCGTAGTGTGTCGTAG
- the nadA gene encoding quinolinate synthase NadA, with product MFTTALAQRENTQLGELPLDLFAAIESLKKELNAVILAHYYQEPDIQDIADFIGDSLQLARAAEKTNADAIVFAGVHFMAETAKILNPDKLVLLPDLDAGCSLADSCPPDQFAAFKAAHPDHLVVSYINCSADIKAMSDIICTSSNAVKIVQQIPKEQPIIFAPDRNLGRYVMEQTRRDLVLWQGSCVVHETFSEKKIVQLKIAHPEAEAIAHPECESSVLRHASFIGSTAALLKYCQNSPAKEFIVATEPGIIHQMQKLAPDKHFIPAPPMNNCACNECPFMRLNTLEKLYWAMKNRTPEITMSENIRLAALRPMQRMLEMSV from the coding sequence GTGTTTACCACTGCATTAGCTCAACGAGAAAACACCCAACTGGGTGAACTACCACTAGATTTGTTTGCGGCGATTGAGAGTCTCAAAAAAGAACTCAACGCAGTTATCCTGGCACATTATTATCAAGAGCCAGATATTCAAGATATTGCCGACTTTATTGGGGATTCATTACAACTGGCAAGAGCCGCCGAAAAAACCAATGCGGATGCAATCGTCTTTGCTGGTGTTCACTTCATGGCAGAAACAGCAAAGATACTTAATCCTGATAAATTAGTACTTTTACCAGATTTGGATGCTGGTTGTTCTTTAGCAGACAGTTGTCCACCAGACCAATTTGCAGCTTTTAAAGCCGCGCATCCAGATCATCTAGTGGTATCTTACATCAACTGCTCTGCTGATATCAAGGCGATGAGCGATATTATTTGCACCAGTTCCAACGCTGTAAAAATTGTCCAGCAGATACCAAAGGAACAGCCGATTATTTTTGCCCCAGATCGGAATTTAGGACGGTATGTGATGGAACAGACCAGACGAGATTTGGTGCTATGGCAAGGTAGCTGTGTTGTCCATGAAACCTTTTCGGAAAAGAAAATTGTCCAGTTAAAAATTGCCCATCCCGAAGCAGAGGCGATCGCACACCCAGAATGTGAAAGTAGTGTATTGCGCCACGCCAGCTTTATTGGCTCTACAGCAGCTTTACTCAAATATTGTCAAAACAGCCCTGCTAAAGAATTTATCGTTGCTACGGAGCCTGGAATCATTCACCAAATGCAAAAACTAGCTCCTGACAAGCATTTTATTCCTGCACCGCCGATGAATAATTGTGCTTGTAACGAATGTCCGTTTATGCGGTTAAACACCCTAGAAAAGCTCTATTGGGCAATGAAAAATCGCACTCCTGAAATCACCATGTCAGAAAATATTCGCCTTGCTGCACTGCGACCAATGCAGCGAATGCTGGAAATGAGCGTGTAG
- a CDS encoding Npun_F0813 family protein yields MFILKRQDVEISSIQHPKKDQQVPILSYQGQTFRLISVFKASQEEEARGLWRELTDNRGKACVLLEEPERFSVWGKIRLEQLDSDTGGHGKTAILIQATILLLQGVSIDIEEFLGARQAALFEKDIAEVLKQKQFPQASSLEAVKYLVSTNPLSTAKIPDWQENHVVILLQELHRLGKAYFGNANFTKQVIYKLEDMPEAERSLFITWLNQSPLAKLWQ; encoded by the coding sequence ATGTTTATTCTCAAACGGCAGGATGTTGAAATATCAAGCATTCAGCACCCAAAAAAGGATCAGCAGGTGCCGATCCTTAGTTATCAAGGGCAGACTTTTCGCTTGATTAGCGTATTCAAAGCTAGTCAAGAGGAAGAAGCTAGAGGCTTATGGAGAGAATTAACGGATAACCGAGGTAAAGCCTGTGTTTTGCTGGAGGAACCGGAACGCTTTAGTGTTTGGGGTAAAATCCGTTTAGAGCAGCTAGATAGTGACACAGGTGGTCATGGCAAAACGGCGATTTTAATCCAAGCCACTATTTTGCTGTTGCAAGGTGTTTCTATCGATATTGAAGAGTTTTTAGGTGCTAGGCAAGCTGCCTTATTTGAAAAAGATATTGCGGAGGTGTTAAAGCAGAAGCAATTTCCCCAAGCATCCTCCCTAGAAGCAGTTAAATATTTGGTATCTACTAATCCTTTGTCGACAGCCAAAATACCTGATTGGCAAGAAAATCATGTAGTTATCCTGTTACAAGAACTGCATCGATTAGGAAAAGCTTATTTTGGCAACGCTAATTTTACCAAACAAGTGATTTATAAGCTAGAAGATATGCCAGAAGCCGAGCGATCGCTGTTTATCACTTGGCTAAATCAATCGCCACTGGCTAAACTATGGCAGTAG
- a CDS encoding transposase has translation MRKLTDSDKQEILKLYRETAETTSTLADRYGVSNSTISRLLKSTLPEDEYEYLVSLKRAARTPEGRAQVSYEQLPLLSQPEPEPEIEVIPSESPPVEVPKVEPLPRKIIRVEQELYSEETAESIAASRRVRRRPSATEKPKLRVTEKLETPEPKPPETVSIPIPPLKNEHPGAAVIAHMLGDDLLDESEDLDDLEDDDLEDDDFEEEDFDDDDLDEQRPLVTRRRPGETSVEVLPLSVANLPKTCYLVIDRSSELITRPLKDFGDLGQIPSLETQQRTLPVFDNHRVAKRFSTKRDRVIKVPDSKMLHKARTHLQAKGITRLLIDGQVYSLSTV, from the coding sequence GTGAGAAAATTAACAGACTCTGACAAGCAAGAAATTCTTAAGTTATATCGAGAGACTGCCGAAACAACCTCAACTTTGGCAGACCGCTATGGTGTGAGTAACTCGACAATTAGTCGTTTGCTCAAAAGCACTTTGCCAGAGGATGAGTATGAATACTTAGTTTCTTTAAAGCGGGCTGCGAGAACTCCTGAGGGAAGGGCACAGGTAAGCTACGAGCAGTTACCCCTACTGAGTCAACCAGAACCAGAGCCGGAGATAGAAGTTATACCCAGCGAAAGCCCACCTGTGGAAGTGCCGAAGGTTGAGCCACTACCACGTAAGATAATTCGTGTAGAGCAGGAACTTTACTCGGAGGAAACGGCGGAGTCAATTGCTGCTAGTAGACGAGTGCGGCGACGCCCCTCGGCGACGGAGAAACCCAAACTCCGAGTCACAGAGAAATTAGAAACTCCAGAGCCAAAGCCGCCGGAAACAGTCAGCATTCCCATCCCACCGCTAAAGAATGAACATCCAGGAGCGGCTGTCATTGCGCACATGCTGGGCGATGATTTGCTCGACGAATCCGAGGATTTGGATGATTTAGAAGATGATGATTTAGAAGATGATGACTTTGAGGAAGAAGACTTTGATGATGATGACTTAGATGAGCAAAGACCTCTAGTTACAAGAAGAAGACCAGGTGAAACATCAGTTGAAGTTTTACCACTGTCGGTAGCCAATTTGCCCAAAACTTGCTATTTGGTAATTGACCGTTCTTCAGAATTAATTACGCGACCTCTGAAGGACTTTGGTGACTTGGGACAAATTCCCAGCCTAGAAACCCAGCAAAGAACTCTGCCGGTGTTTGATAATCATCGCGTCGCCAAGCGTTTTTCTACTAAACGCGATCGCGTGATTAAAGTTCCAGATAGTAAAATGCTCCATAAGGCTCGTACTCATCTACAAGCTAAGGGCATCACGCGACTACTGATCGATGGTCAAGTCTATTCGTTGTCTACGGTTTAG
- a CDS encoding helix-turn-helix transcriptional regulator has protein sequence MRASNKNLSHLTMTIIFTEADFDELWQEGLETGEITCQSNDSEYIETWQHELKKGFIQVIELRPGLYLQIGNYETPINWGDEGQHSESFPLTLAFIVAGGCREQIYGIKEDNCEQAGENYLFFLPGTREIEVHPTGLLQNIRIRVESHLLRTLTAGQEDSLPDILKPFIEADSAPLFHLDVGKMTSAMHLAVRQIMHCPYQGMMRRVYLEAKTLELIALQFSQMVETDKPSDHWISLKRDECDRIYQASEILINNLHNPPSLIDLARQVGLNERKLKQGFRHVFGNTVFGYLHDYQMQQAQRLLLAEKMTVAGVAARVGYTSPTAFCAAFRRKFGINPKAYQIAGRISLG, from the coding sequence ATGAGAGCAAGCAATAAAAATCTTTCTCATTTAACCATGACAATCATCTTTACAGAAGCTGACTTTGATGAATTATGGCAAGAAGGTTTAGAAACAGGTGAAATTACCTGCCAATCCAACGATTCTGAATATATTGAAACGTGGCAACATGAACTGAAAAAAGGGTTTATTCAAGTCATTGAGTTACGTCCTGGACTCTACTTGCAGATTGGTAATTATGAAACTCCTATAAATTGGGGAGACGAAGGTCAACATTCTGAGTCTTTTCCCTTGACTTTAGCCTTTATCGTGGCAGGCGGTTGCAGAGAGCAAATTTACGGTATTAAAGAGGATAATTGCGAACAGGCGGGAGAAAATTATTTATTTTTTCTGCCCGGAACCCGCGAAATTGAGGTACACCCTACTGGACTTTTGCAAAATATCCGCATTCGAGTTGAGTCTCATCTGCTGCGAACTTTAACTGCGGGACAAGAAGATTCTCTCCCCGATATCCTCAAGCCATTCATCGAAGCCGACTCAGCGCCTTTATTTCATCTAGATGTTGGCAAGATGACATCTGCAATGCATTTAGCAGTGCGACAAATTATGCACTGTCCTTACCAAGGAATGATGAGACGTGTCTACCTAGAAGCAAAGACATTGGAACTCATTGCTTTACAGTTTAGTCAGATGGTTGAAACTGATAAGCCTAGTGATCATTGGATTAGCCTAAAACGGGATGAGTGCGATCGCATTTATCAAGCTAGCGAAATTTTAATCAATAATCTTCACAATCCACCATCTTTGATCGACTTAGCACGGCAAGTAGGGTTAAATGAACGCAAACTTAAACAAGGATTTCGTCATGTATTTGGTAATACCGTTTTCGGATACTTGCATGATTATCAAATGCAGCAAGCACAAAGACTGCTGTTAGCTGAAAAAATGACTGTTGCAGGGGTTGCGGCCAGAGTAGGTTATACCAGCCCCACAGCTTTTTGTGCCGCTTTCCGACGTAAGTTTGGCATTAATCCCAAAGCTTACCAGATAGCAGGTAGAATCTCTCTGGGTTAA
- a CDS encoding AMIN domain-containing protein, translating to MFKRQLFMVGVLSVLLIQPAFAEAIEQIPQVKEGKRGSVVAKIPRLSEIDRPATNIKDFLSQSSIPNTQSPVQVTGVRVNSTNTGIEVILETKEGEKLKPTSSNQGNTLITDISNSQLALANAKEFRSDNPVAGISAVTVTQIDANSIRVTVTGEVGVPKIELFDSDEGLIFGLTPVASTAQQPPTLQSPTEEKPTQENQPEKPAVSTDEPIELVVTGEQDGYTVPEA from the coding sequence ATGTTTAAACGACAACTCTTCATGGTGGGTGTGCTTTCTGTGCTGCTAATTCAACCTGCTTTTGCAGAAGCAATTGAGCAGATTCCCCAAGTAAAGGAGGGCAAAAGAGGGTCAGTAGTGGCTAAAATCCCTCGATTGAGTGAGATTGATAGACCTGCAACCAATATAAAAGATTTCCTATCTCAATCTTCAATTCCTAACACCCAATCTCCAGTACAGGTGACAGGAGTACGAGTTAACAGTACCAACACTGGCATAGAAGTAATTCTCGAAACCAAAGAAGGTGAAAAACTAAAGCCAACAAGTAGCAATCAGGGGAACACATTAATTACAGATATTTCTAATAGCCAATTAGCTTTGGCAAATGCGAAGGAGTTTCGCTCAGACAACCCAGTAGCCGGAATTAGTGCTGTTACTGTTACTCAGATAGATGCCAATAGTATTCGGGTGACGGTAACGGGTGAAGTGGGAGTGCCAAAAATTGAGTTATTTGATAGTGATGAAGGCTTGATTTTTGGTTTAACGCCAGTTGCATCGACTGCACAGCAACCCCCAACGCTACAATCACCAACCGAAGAGAAGCCCACCCAAGAAAATCAGCCGGAAAAACCAGCAGTTTCTACTGATGAGCCGATTGAGCTTGTAGTGACCGGTGAGCAAGATGGATACACTGTACCCGAAGCATGA
- a CDS encoding TonB-dependent siderophore receptor, with protein MPQSIQVIPQQVIKDQGITRIVDATRNVSGVAAVSGYGNTFGDVNIRGFFGGILVDGFTGLLPANGANIEQVEVLKGPASVLYGQLEPGGIVNYVTKKPLSTPYYSASFTAGSFDYYSPTIDLSGPLTTDKRLLYRLNVSYENSGSYRDYLGNDILYISPAFTYKIDDATTLDFTYEYLNSQQGFDRGFKPEAIFLTLPRNRLVSQPDDFFNTESHRVALTLNQQFSKNWQLRSRFSAQFDENSEKVTQIGNPLLEDGRTLLRGQFGDGPNYSQSFALQSNLIGKFNTGAIAHQLLLGVDWNRNTLDSNNGYDIDFPSIDIFEPNYDVPPLPERIYSKYNRTNNTTGIYLQDQVTLLSNLKLLVGGRYDFIDSHSENISDVSIPSEPDRSGYYYEAFSPRVGIVYQPIEPISLYASYSSSFNADGSRDRNKELLEPSRGTQYEVGIKAELFDKRLSATLAAYDIAKTNVATVDPIDNQYSIALGEVKSRGIELDVAGEILPGWKVIASGYLNDAYVSKDNDPTVQGKHLENAPYHGASLWTTYEFKRGDLQGLQFGAGFFFVGERVANQSEQFILPSYVRTDASISYKRDNWQVGLNFKNILDVKYYESNGYLTFPQAPFTVLGTISVTF; from the coding sequence ATTCCGCAGTCAATTCAAGTTATTCCCCAGCAGGTAATTAAGGATCAGGGAATCACGAGGATTGTGGATGCAACTCGCAATGTGTCTGGTGTAGCAGCCGTATCGGGCTATGGCAATACTTTCGGTGATGTCAACATTCGCGGTTTTTTTGGTGGGATCTTGGTAGATGGGTTTACTGGTTTACTTCCTGCCAATGGAGCCAATATTGAACAGGTGGAGGTTCTAAAAGGCCCTGCTTCCGTGCTGTATGGACAATTGGAGCCGGGTGGTATTGTAAATTATGTGACAAAAAAACCTCTTAGTACCCCCTATTACTCTGCTAGTTTCACGGCTGGGAGCTTTGATTACTATAGTCCCACAATCGACCTGTCTGGACCGCTGACGACCGATAAAAGGTTATTGTATCGGTTGAATGTTTCTTATGAAAATTCTGGCAGCTATCGGGATTACCTTGGAAACGATATCCTCTATATTTCTCCTGCTTTCACCTACAAAATTGATGATGCGACAACCCTAGACTTTACCTATGAATATCTTAATTCTCAACAAGGGTTCGACCGAGGCTTTAAACCAGAAGCAATCTTTTTAACGTTGCCTAGAAATCGCCTTGTATCTCAACCCGATGATTTTTTCAATACTGAAAGCCATCGTGTCGCGCTAACACTCAATCAGCAGTTTAGTAAAAATTGGCAGTTGAGAAGCAGATTTTCCGCACAATTTGATGAAAATAGTGAAAAAGTGACCCAAATCGGTAATCCTCTTTTAGAAGATGGTCGAACATTGCTGCGAGGGCAGTTTGGTGATGGCCCGAATTATTCACAAAGCTTTGCTTTGCAAAGCAACTTGATTGGTAAATTCAATACGGGTGCGATCGCTCATCAACTGCTGTTAGGTGTGGACTGGAACCGGAATACCTTGGATTCCAATAACGGCTATGATATTGATTTCCCTTCAATAGATATTTTTGAGCCAAACTATGACGTTCCACCACTGCCTGAGCGCATCTATAGCAAGTATAATAGGACAAATAATACCACAGGAATTTATCTGCAAGACCAAGTAACATTGCTCTCTAATTTGAAGTTGCTTGTTGGCGGCAGATATGACTTTATTGACTCACATAGTGAAAATATTTCTGATGTCAGTATCCCTAGCGAACCAGACAGGTCTGGATATTACTATGAAGCCTTTTCCCCACGTGTAGGCATCGTTTATCAACCGATCGAACCCATCTCGTTGTACGCCAGCTACAGTAGCTCCTTCAATGCTGATGGTAGCAGAGATAGAAACAAAGAGCTATTAGAGCCTTCGCGCGGGACTCAGTACGAAGTTGGCATCAAAGCTGAACTATTTGATAAGCGACTTTCAGCAACCCTTGCAGCCTATGACATTGCTAAAACAAATGTCGCCACTGTAGATCCAATCGACAATCAATACTCAATCGCGCTAGGAGAAGTGAAAAGTCGCGGGATTGAACTAGATGTAGCTGGGGAAATTTTACCAGGTTGGAAGGTAATTGCTTCTGGTTATTTAAATGATGCCTATGTCAGCAAAGATAACGACCCCACAGTCCAAGGTAAGCATTTAGAAAATGCACCCTATCATGGCGCGAGTTTGTGGACAACTTATGAATTTAAACGGGGTGACTTGCAAGGATTGCAGTTTGGTGCAGGGTTCTTTTTTGTAGGCGAGCGCGTTGCTAACCAGAGCGAGCAATTCATCCTTCCTTCCTATGTCAGAACCGATGCTTCTATCTCCTACAAACGGGATAACTGGCAAGTTGGACTCAACTTTAAGAACATTTTGGATGTTAAATATTACGAATCAAACGGCTACCTCACCTTCCCCCAAGCACCATTTACTGTACTGGGCACAATTTCAGTCACCTTTTGA
- a CDS encoding PepSY-associated TM helix domain-containing protein: protein MSIWINVLTMSKSKKFRDVIFNLHRYLGLVLGLIAIIAGLTGSLLVFMHEIDNFVLAHKYGAVIPQENRLPLSVLVDRVKAAHPNDPDFQLGRIFPYGVYYNSAPKPDVPATIGDFLVDPYTGKFLAQNPSWFGSEFFGKVYELHVALLMGDTGVYILGVAASFMVILGVTGIVLWPGWRKLSSGFKIKWNGHPKRLNFDIHKVVGIILGIVLILPVVTGAMWSGVPLINPLIDAIFTPVDAVAAIFTPQTSQTVDSPRKALTPAPGQTPFPLDAIVQKAEAALPNFSIFSIDVPSESQAGTYDFRMISPRTQSWDSEVHIAQYTGEILQVVDGTKTTSLSVRFSNYSVPLHYGVFGGLCTKILYVFVGLSPAILLVTGLNMFRLRRRRVSQKNPVDLFDKS, encoded by the coding sequence ATGTCTATCTGGATCAATGTTTTAACCATGAGCAAATCTAAAAAATTCCGCGATGTGATTTTCAATCTGCATCGCTATCTTGGTTTAGTGCTTGGCTTAATTGCAATCATTGCTGGCTTGACGGGTAGCCTGCTGGTGTTTATGCACGAGATCGATAATTTCGTCTTAGCTCATAAGTATGGAGCGGTGATCCCTCAAGAGAATCGCCTGCCCTTATCCGTGTTAGTGGACAGAGTAAAAGCCGCTCATCCCAATGATCCAGATTTTCAGCTCGGTCGGATTTTTCCTTACGGAGTTTACTATAATTCAGCACCAAAACCCGATGTACCTGCAACAATCGGGGATTTTTTGGTAGATCCCTACACAGGGAAGTTTTTAGCCCAAAATCCCTCCTGGTTTGGCAGTGAATTTTTCGGCAAAGTGTATGAGCTTCACGTTGCCTTGCTGATGGGCGATACGGGTGTCTACATCCTTGGAGTGGCGGCTTCGTTTATGGTAATTCTGGGCGTAACGGGGATCGTCCTCTGGCCCGGATGGAGAAAACTGAGTAGCGGATTCAAAATTAAATGGAATGGTCATCCCAAACGACTAAACTTTGATATTCATAAAGTGGTTGGCATCATTTTAGGCATAGTGTTGATTTTGCCTGTTGTAACAGGTGCCATGTGGAGTGGTGTTCCATTAATTAATCCCCTTATTGATGCCATTTTTACGCCTGTTGATGCTGTTGCTGCCATTTTTACGCCTCAAACATCTCAGACAGTAGACTCTCCCCGCAAGGCTTTGACTCCGGCTCCAGGTCAAACTCCTTTTCCCTTAGATGCGATCGTGCAAAAAGCTGAAGCGGCCTTACCTAACTTCTCCATATTTAGTATAGACGTGCCTAGCGAATCGCAAGCAGGGACGTACGACTTTCGGATGATTTCTCCACGAACGCAATCCTGGGACAGTGAAGTGCATATCGCTCAATACACGGGTGAGATTTTACAAGTCGTTGATGGGACTAAAACAACGTCCTTATCAGTCCGTTTTTCCAACTATTCAGTACCCCTGCATTATGGCGTTTTTGGTGGGTTATGTACCAAAATTTTGTACGTATTTGTCGGATTATCTCCTGCTATTTTGTTGGTTACAGGTTTGAATATGTTTCGTCTGCGTCGCCGGAGAGTTTCTCAAAAGAATCCGGTTGATCTCTTTGATAAGTCTTAA